GTTCCCTGAGACAACCGTTGACTATCAAGATGATGGCAGTGCGCTCGTAAAAGGTTATGTGACGAACCTCTGGCAAGCACGCCAGATTTTGATGCGCTATATTGAGCATTGCCAGGTACTGGAGCCGCCCGAGTTAGTTGAAATGATGCGCCAAACGGTTGCAAAGATGGCAGCGTTATACACAGTACTACCATCTGATTATGTTGGGCTCTAAGCCAAGGCCAGAATTACGTATCGCCGTAATTGACCGAGACGTTACACATATCAGGGAAAGTGGCCATAAGTACACCAGGATAATGGCCACGACCTAACCAAAGGAATTTCGGATGAGTTACGCTGACGATCTTATACCTACCCGTGCCGCCCTCGGTCGTCGGCTCCTCCTCAAAGGTCTCTACTCCGAGCCTGTCCTCATTGAGAACATTACCGAAGAAGGCGATCTGCTCTTCCTGCGTGTTCGCACCGCTGATGGCCGGCCTGATGAGATTACACTGGAACGCGACGAGCTACACGTCGCATTATCACTGGCACCGACTACCGAGCGAACCTTCGTTGCGCCTGACGATTTTGCGTTGCTGGTTGAATCTGAGCGTATCCGCCTGGCCTACGCGTTCGACCCGTACTTTGCAGTGTCGCTCAGCGGCGTTCGCCCACTGCCGCACCAACTCGAAGCTGTGTATGAGCGGATGCTGCCACAAGCACGCCTGCGGTTCTTACTGGCCGACGACCCAGGTGCCGGCAAGACGATTATGGCGGGCTTACTGCTCAAAGAGCTCAAGCTGCGGGGTGCGATCGAGCGGATTCTTATTCTTGCTCCCGCGCCGCTCACTGTCCAGTGGCAGGACGAATTGCGATCGAAATTTGATGAGGTCTTCGAGGTTATCCGTAGTGACTTGGCAAAAAACCAGCTTGCCGGCAATGTCTGGGAGCGCTTCCCACAGTGCATTGCGTCGGTGGATTTTGCCAAACAAGATGACATTGCGCCGGGATTACTACGAGCTGGGTGGGATCTGATCATCGTTGACGAGGCCCACAAGTGTGCTGCGCGGCTGTATGCGAATGAAATCAAACGCACACGGCGCTATGGCCTCGTAGAGCAGTTGAGTGCGATCTCTGATCGGATGGTGCTACTGACAGCGACACCTCACTCAGGCAATGTCGAACAGTTTAACCTTTTCCTCCAGTTGCTTGATGCCGACCAGTTTGCCAACGGCGATTTGAACAAGCAGATGATCCAGATGGAGCATAGCCCCTGGTTTCTGCGCCGCATGAAGGAGGAGCTACGCGATCTCAACGGCCACCCGCTCTTCACAGAGCGTCATCCAATTACTGTCCGCTTTGAACTCTCGCGTGCTGAAATGCGGCTGTATAAAGCGGTCACAGAATATATCAACGATTTTCTGCCCCACCAGAAAGGGCGCCGCAAGGTGACAGTCGCCCTTGCACGTATGGTGCTCCAGCGCCGGCTTGCAAGCTCACTCCATGCGATTGCACGATCGCTTCGAAAGCGACGTGACCGGTTCGCCGCCATACTAGATGAAGTGGATGGCTTGCGCCCGGCCGAGCAGGCGCGGCGTCTGCAGGAGCTTCGGCTGCTCGATGTAGATATAGAACAGGACGAGGATGATCACGAAGAGAGCGAGCTGGACGAGTTAGTCGAAGGAACGCTGGCGATTGAACGTGTCGACCAGCTGCGCACCGAAGTCGCCGCGCTGCGGCGACTGGTTGAGCTTGCCGATCAAACCCTGGTGCTTGGCGAAGAGACGAAGCTGCGGACGCTTCAGAATCTGCTAGAGGGAACCGATTTCGATGAGCTACGCGATGGTCGCGGCAAGCTGCTGATCTTTACCGAGCATAAGGATACATTGGATTATCTGCGTGAAAACCTGGAACAGTGGGGCTATTCCACCTGCGAGATTCACGGCGGGATGCCTGCGCTACGACGGAAAGAGGCTCAGGATGACTTTCGCCGTGACCGGCAGATTTGTATTGCGACCGAGGCCGCCGGCGAAGGCATCAACCTCCAGTTCTGCCACCTGATGATCAACTACGACATTCCCTGGAATCCAAACCGCCTTGAACAACGAATGGGCCGCATTCACCGGATTGGCCAGGAGCGCGATGTCTACATTTTCAACTTTGTCGCCGAGCAATCGGTTGATGGCGAGCCAATCGTCGAAGGGAAGATTCTGGCCCGGCTGCTGCTGAAGTTCGATGAGATGCGGGCCGCGCTTGGCAACCGTGTTTTCGATGTCGTCGGGCAGTTGCTCCGGCTCAACGAGGTCGATCTGGAGGAGATGCTGCGTGAGGCAACCTATAATCCGAAACGGCTCGAAGAATATGAGTATAAGATCGCACGGCTATCGCCGGATCGGCTATGCCAGCTCGAAGAAGCCACCGGCGTTGCCCTGGCGACCAGTAAGGTCGATCTAGCATTGACCCGCCAGCAGGACTACCGCTCGGAAGAACGCCGGCTGATGCCCCAATACGTTGAGCAGTTTTTCCTACGCGCCGCCGAACGAACTGGTCTGCGCGTCGAGCAGCGTGCAGATACCTTGCTCCGCATCGAGTATGTGCCTGAGCGATTTCGTGCTCCAGCACTGCAGGCAGTTCGGCGCTTTGGGGCAGGCCAGAACCGTTATAGCAAGCTGACATTTCGCAAAGAGCACCTGGAACAGAATCAGCACCTCGATGCGGAATTGCTTTCGCCGGGGCATAGCTTGTTTGCGGCGGTCACTGAGGTGCTCGATGCGCGCCTCGAACCGACCCGCCGTGGCGTTGCGCCATTTATCGACCCACGTGCGACGGAACCGTATCGGTTGCATTTCTTTCGGGTCGAAATCCAGGGAGAGGAGCCAGGCCTACCTGGCCAGGCAGCACGCGCGACAATGGTTCACGCCACACTGATTGTGCTGCTGGAGCGTGAAGATCACGCACTAGAGCTGGCACCGCCCGATATTCTGCACGATCTGACGGCTGACACGACCGGTGGAACAAACGATATTCCAGACGAGCAGCGGATCGCACAACTTGAACGATGGATTCGGGTACATATACAGCATGATCTCGCACGACAATCGCGTGCCGCACGCGAGCGTGAGGTCAATATTCGTCGAACCTACTTGGAACGCTCATTCACAGCGCTGATCAACGCACAGCAAGCCAGGTGGGCTGACCTAATGGCGCGGGTGCTAGATGGACACGAGGAATCGCGCCTCGCGCGCGATGAGGCCGATAAGCGTGTGCATGAGTTGGAGGCACGCCGTGATGCCAAACTGGCCACGCTCGATCAACTGGCGGTGGTGCGACCCGGCCTGACCCGCTACATTGGCAGTGCGCTAGTCACGCCGGCTCAGGATGCCCGGATCGCGCATCTGATGCGTCGGGACGATGATGTCGAGCGCATTGCAATGGAGGCTGCCATTGCTCACGAACGCGTGCGCGGGTGGGAGGTCGAGGACATCAGCCAGTTCCAGGACGGAAGTGGTTTTGATTTGCGGAGCCTTGGCCCCGCCGATGGGCAAGGCAAACGGCCAATTCGCCGGATCGAGGTCAAGGGTCGTGCGGCGATGAACGAGCCAGTAGTGCTGACGCCGAACGAATGGCTTCAGGCTGGACGCCACGGCGACAGCTACTGGCTGTACGTGGTGTGGGGATGTAATATGGGCAATCCGCAACTTTTGACCATACAAAATCCTGTCCAGGCGCTCGGGTCGCAGGCACAGCCGCTGGTAGAGGTGAAAGGCTGGCTTCTATCGTCAGAGGCATTATCCACTGGCGGTTAGGAATTCAATACCCCGTTAACTCTGTTAGGAGGTTCATGATATGACTTTCACATTTATGGAGCTACCCGAGCAAGCCCGACAGATTAGTATCAGTCGTTTGCGCTTACCGCCTCGGGTTCAAAATGCCTTATCGCGAGCAAGGATATACAAAATTGATGAACTGCTTAGCTCACTTGAGACAGGACTAGACAATGTGAACGGTATTGGCCAGACAGCATTCAATACAATTATCGGCGCATTAACAGCACTTGCGAGTGTTGTATCTATTGA
The sequence above is drawn from the Candidatus Kouleothrix ribensis genome and encodes:
- a CDS encoding DUF3883 domain-containing protein; the encoded protein is MSYADDLIPTRAALGRRLLLKGLYSEPVLIENITEEGDLLFLRVRTADGRPDEITLERDELHVALSLAPTTERTFVAPDDFALLVESERIRLAYAFDPYFAVSLSGVRPLPHQLEAVYERMLPQARLRFLLADDPGAGKTIMAGLLLKELKLRGAIERILILAPAPLTVQWQDELRSKFDEVFEVIRSDLAKNQLAGNVWERFPQCIASVDFAKQDDIAPGLLRAGWDLIIVDEAHKCAARLYANEIKRTRRYGLVEQLSAISDRMVLLTATPHSGNVEQFNLFLQLLDADQFANGDLNKQMIQMEHSPWFLRRMKEELRDLNGHPLFTERHPITVRFELSRAEMRLYKAVTEYINDFLPHQKGRRKVTVALARMVLQRRLASSLHAIARSLRKRRDRFAAILDEVDGLRPAEQARRLQELRLLDVDIEQDEDDHEESELDELVEGTLAIERVDQLRTEVAALRRLVELADQTLVLGEETKLRTLQNLLEGTDFDELRDGRGKLLIFTEHKDTLDYLRENLEQWGYSTCEIHGGMPALRRKEAQDDFRRDRQICIATEAAGEGINLQFCHLMINYDIPWNPNRLEQRMGRIHRIGQERDVYIFNFVAEQSVDGEPIVEGKILARLLLKFDEMRAALGNRVFDVVGQLLRLNEVDLEEMLREATYNPKRLEEYEYKIARLSPDRLCQLEEATGVALATSKVDLALTRQQDYRSEERRLMPQYVEQFFLRAAERTGLRVEQRADTLLRIEYVPERFRAPALQAVRRFGAGQNRYSKLTFRKEHLEQNQHLDAELLSPGHSLFAAVTEVLDARLEPTRRGVAPFIDPRATEPYRLHFFRVEIQGEEPGLPGQAARATMVHATLIVLLEREDHALELAPPDILHDLTADTTGGTNDIPDEQRIAQLERWIRVHIQHDLARQSRAAREREVNIRRTYLERSFTALINAQQARWADLMARVLDGHEESRLARDEADKRVHELEARRDAKLATLDQLAVVRPGLTRYIGSALVTPAQDARIAHLMRRDDDVERIAMEAAIAHERVRGWEVEDISQFQDGSGFDLRSLGPADGQGKRPIRRIEVKGRAAMNEPVVLTPNEWLQAGRHGDSYWLYVVWGCNMGNPQLLTIQNPVQALGSQAQPLVEVKGWLLSSEALSTGG